The Natrinema pellirubrum DSM 15624 region CGTGATCCAGAATCCCGGTACGGGCGGCTTCGACGTCGAAGGCCTTGACCGCGGCCGTGCCGGCCACGCCGCCGCCTTCGGTCGGGGTTCCGGTAACCGTCTGCCCGATCGCGCGCCCGTGGCGGTTGGCCGTCAGCGCGAGCGGGACGTAGGTCGGCTCGCCCGTGACGACGTGGGTCGCCTCCGCGCAGTCGCCGGCGGCGTAGACGTCGGGGGCGCTCGTCTCGCGGTAGGCGTCGGCCGCGACCGCGCCGGTCTCGCCGCGTTCGATCCCGGCGTCTTCGGCGAGGTCCGTCCGCGGTCGGACGCCGGTGCCGAGCAGGACCATCTCGACTTCGATCCGATCGTCGGCAGTGACGACGGCCTCGACGCGGTCGCCGCCCGCAAGTTCCCTGACCTCGGCCCCGAGACGGAGCGTGACGTCCTCCTCTCGGAGGTGGTCGGCGACGTACTCGCTGGTCTCGTCGCTGAACCCCTTCAGCACGCGGTCGCCACGCTGGAAGAGGGTCACCTCGAAGCCGTTCTCGGCCAGCGCCTCCGCCATCTCGATCCCGATGTAGCCCCCGCCGACGACGCCGACCGGCCCCGTACAGTCTTCGAGGAAGCGACAGGCCGGGCCCCGGTCGGGCTGTTGAAAACCCTCGCCCTCGCGGGCGCGGGCGACGTACTCGCGGAGTTCCTTCCCGTCGCTCATCGACCCGAGCGTGTAGACGCCCTCGCGGTCGGTGCCGTCGATCGATGGGACGACGGCTTCCGCGCCGGTCGCGAGCAGGAGATCGCCGTAGGACTGCGTGACGGTTCCCGCCTCGCCCTCGGCGGTGACCGTCCGGGCTTCGGTGTCGATCGCGACGACCTCGTGGCCCGCCCGAAGGTCGATGTCGCGTTCCTCGCGGAACTCCTCGGGCGTGACCGAGACGAGGTCCTCGAGCGACTGGATCTCCCCCTTGACGTAGTAGGGGAGTCCACAGGCTCCGTAGGATACCCACTCCCCCTTCTCGAAGACGACGATCTCGCGGTCCGGTGCCTCGCGTCTGGCCTTGCTCGCCGCGGACATTCCGGCTGCGTCACCGCCGACGACGACGAACGGATCGCTCATAGCGACCGTATCAATGGGGAGCTACATAACTACTGACCGGACTGTCTCGGCCCGGCACCGAACCGGACCGCAGGGACGCCGGATCTAGAGGACTACCGACGGTCGTTTCCGATGTAACCGTGACTGCCTGCGGTTGTACCGGGACATCGTTCCAGCAGTCCGATCAGGCGATCGACTCCGATTCGTCCGCCGCGGCCGCGAGGTGTTCGCGCCCCCACTCGCGCATCTCCGTGATGACGGGCTCGAGCGACTGGCCGAGGTCGGTCAGCGAGTACTCGACGCGGACCGGTTTCTCGCTGACGATCTCGCGGTTCACGAGCCGCTTCTCTTCCAAATCCTCCAGGGCGTCCGAGAGGACCTTGCTCGAGATGCCGTCGACCTCCGCCTCGAGGGCGGAGAACCCGAGCGGGCCGTTGGCGAGCAAGCGATGAATGATGACCGTATGCCATTTCTTGCCCAACAGCGTCGCAGTCGAGGTGATCGGGCACCACTCTTCGCCAGCACACCAGACCTCGAGTTCCCGTGTCGACTCTTCCATGCATGTGAATTGGTGCTGGAGCCGTTTATAGTTACCACCTGTTACTGACTTACTACCAGTTACCGTTCGGCCCAGATAGTCGGGCTGCCGTGGGTCACTTACCGACCAGTAACCGGGTTACCTCAACGATAGCTGACAGTTATCCGTGAGCGGTCGTAACCGAGTTACAATGAGTGACCCAGACGGGACGACCCGCGATTCGATCGCAGCGGACCGCCGGTACGATGTCGCCGTCGTCGGCGGCGGCCCGGCGGGGCTGACGACCGCGCTGTACGCCGCGCGGCTCGGCCACGAGACCGCCGTCTTCGACCGCGGCGGCGGCCGCGCGGCCATGATGCAGGAGACACACAACGTTATCGGCACGCCGGAGTCGGTGTCGGGCAACGAGTTCCTCTCGACGGCCGTCGACCAGCTCCGGTCCTACGGGGCCGACTACCGGCGGGAGTTCGTGACTGGCATCGAACGGGCCGACGACTCGTTCGCCCTCGAGACGACCGAAGGGCCGGCCGCCGCGGAGCGCGTCGTCCTCGCGACCGGCTTCAGCGACGAGCGGCCCGAGCCGCCGCTGCCCCGGACCGGTCGGGGCCTGCACTACTGCCTGCACTGTGACGCCTACATGTTCGTCGACGAGTCGGTCTACGTGATGGGATCGGGTGAGAGTGCCGCCCACGTTGCGATGATCATGCTGAACTTCACCGACGACGTCGACCTGCTGCTGCGGGGCGACGAGCCGACCTGGAGCGATGAGACCGCGACCCTGCTCGAGGGCCACCCCGTCGATATCGTCCACGAGGACGTGACCGGCGTCCGGAACGGCGACGACGGCTGGCTCGAGGCGCTCGAGTTCGAGGACGGGAGCGTCCGCGAGTACCGGGGCGGTTTCGCGATGTACGGCAGCGACTACAACAACGACCTTGCGGCGTCGCTCGGCGCTGCGATCAACGACGACGGTACGGTCGCGGTCGACGATCACGGCCGCACGAGCGTCGACGGGCTCTACGCCGTCGGTGATCTGACGCCCGGCCACAACCAGATCCCCGTCGCGATGGGCCAGGGCGCGAAGGCCGGCCTCGCGATCCACAAGGAACTGCGGGCGTTCCCGAAGTCCCTCGAGGAACTCGAGGCCGAGGGCTCGGTTTCGGCGAGCGACGTTCCCGCGATGCCGGCCGCGTTGCGAACTCGGGCGAGCGATCACGCCTCGACGGCGGACGATTGAATCCCGTGAGAGCGGGTGTGCCACCGGACGGCTCGAGTCGCTGAACCCGCTGACCGACGGGGAACGAGACGGCAGGACCACTGCCGATGGTGATTCGACTCGGCGAGCCGGCCGCTCCGCTCGGGGAGGAAGTCACCCGCGAGTGGACGGCCGTCACGTGGGACGCGGCCCGCTCCGCAGACGGAAGCGTTTTTTCTTCGCGCTGGGACGACCGACTCATGACAAACTGCAGTGCCCACCACGTCGGCCTCACGGTCAGCGATCTCGAGGAGACGCTCGCGTTCTACCGCGATACGCTCGGTCTCACCGTCGTCGATCGGTTCGGCGTCGGTGGCGAGGCCTTTTCCGAGGCCGTCGGGGTCGAGGATGCAAGCGCCGATTTCGCCCACCTCGAGGCCGACGGCGTCCGGATCGAACTCGTCGAGTACGAGCCGGAAGCCCGAGGCTCGCCGGCGGCGGGGCTCAACCAGCCGGGTGCCTCCCACGTCGGACTCTCGGTCGACGATCTCGAAACCTTCGCCGCCGACCTTCCCGACGACGTGCCGACGATCAGCGGGCCGCGGACGACCGAGAGCGGCACCACGATCATGTTCCTGCGCGATCCGGAGGGGAACCTGATCGAGATCCTCGAGGCCTGATACGGGTCGCTGGAACGATGTCACGGTGCAACCACAGAGCGGTCGCGGTTGCACCGTCAATGACGGACAGTCGATCGTCTGACCGCCGGCAGTGCGCTCGCGGCCTACCGGTTACAGGCGAGCGTCGATCGAACCCGTTCTACGTCGGTTTCACACTGCGAACAGACCCGCTTCTCGGCGTCGATGTAGACGAGCCCGCAGTTGGAACAGTGAAACAGGTTGCCGGGCGCGTCCGGGTCCCCGCCGCGGTCCCCTGCCGACGCTTCCGCCGCGTCGGTGCCACCGTCCGTCTCCGTGTCCCGTGAGCGTCCCGGCACCAGCAGCGTCGATCGGACCCGTTCGCGGAGGCGACTCGAGAGCGACTGTGATTTCCGTCGGCTATCCATACAGTGTTCGATCAGGATACGAACGAAGTACGTGATGCCTGAAGGATTTGGAACGGCGTCGTGACGCGGTCGCCGCTCGCGGCGGTCGAGTCGAGGCCGCCGACCCGCGCGGACCGGATAGCAACCTTTTCGACCGTCGCGGGGCCACTCCCGCCATGAACTTCTTCGATCGCCTGCACGACCGCATCCGAACGGTCGACAGCGTCGTCTCGGTCGGGCTCGATCCCGACCCGTCGCGGCTCCCCGACCACCTGCAGGACCACGACCTCCCCCGGTGGGCGTTCAACCGCCGCATCATCGACGCGACACACGAACACGCCGCCGCGTTCAAGCCCAACGCCGCCTTCTACGAGGACCCGGACGGCTGGGCCGCCCTGGAGGAGACCATCGCCTACGCCCACGGCAAGGACGTGCCGGTCCTGTTGGACGCCAAGCGGGCCGACATCGGCAACACGACCCGCCAGTACGCCCAACTGCTCGAGAAGGCCGACGCGATCACCGTCAACCCCTACATGGGCCGGGACTCGCTGCAGCCGTTTCTCTCGAACGAAGAAGCCGGCGTCTTCGTCCTCTGTCGGACTTCCAACCCGGGCGGGGCCGACATCCAGGACCTCGAACTCGAGACGGGCGAACCCGTCTACGAGCGGGTCGCCGCGCTCGCGGATCTCTGGAACGAGAACGACAACGTCGGCCTCGTCGTCGGCGCGACCAAGCCCGAAGAACTCGAGGAACTGCGCGAGCAGGTGCCCGATCTGCCCTTCCTCGTGCCCGGGATCGGCGCGCAGGGCGGCGACGCCGAGGCGGCCGTCGAGTACGGACTGGCCGACGGTGTCGGGTTGGTCAACTCCTCGCGGGGGATTATTTTCGCCGGCGAGGACGACGGCGAGGACTTCGCGAGGGCCAGCGGGCAGGCCGCGAAGCGACTCAAGAGGCGGCTCAATCAGTACCGATAGTAGCTGGCGCGCTCGAGGCGATCGCGACGGTCTTGAGCCGGCGATCGTCGTCGGTACAGCGGTGGTCGGCGCACTCCTCGCGCCGGCGAAACACCTACAAAGATGAATTCACTATGAATTCATATGAGTCGAACGTCTATTCCGGTCGATTCGGCCACCAAAGAACGGCTGGACCGATTGAAGCGAGACGGCGAAACCTGGGACGAATTCTTAGAACGAGTCACCGCTACTGAAGAACCGATCGAAGCCGGGGCATGGTCGGACGAGCAAGCAGAACGGGCAAAGGAGTCGATCAGGCAGTCTCGGGAGAACTGGCGATGACGTTTCTCGACAGTTCGACCATCATCGAATATCTGCGGAACGACCGAACTGTCATCGAGTATCTCGATGAGCGACAGCCGTGGTGGACGTCGACGATTTGCGTGTTCGAGGTCCTGAACGGGCCTGCGGGATCGCAAGACTTCGACCCGACCGAAGAACGGCAGAAATTCAGCGGTGTGCAGGCGCTCGAGTTCAACGAACAGCTGGCTTTGGAAGCCTCACGGTTACAGAATGAGGCTATCGAGGACGGAAGCGAACTGTCCCACCGAGACGCCATGATCGCCGCAACTGCACGTTCGACCGGGGACGAATACGTGGTTGCCGATAGTGACTTCGAGATCCGGCCGCTCGAGGACGTGATGGACGTTACGAACCTTCACAACGAAGAGTGAGCGACCGATCAGTACGGTAGACGACGAAAGCCGACCGTGTCGTTCGAGACGTATCCTTCGTCGAACATGGGCCACTGTCTATCGCTTCGATCGTTCCACTGTCCGTATTCGACTCGAGTGACTGGGACGATCTCGAGGCCGTCCTCGAGCAGTATCGGTGTCGCTACAGTCCGAAGGCGCAGCAACGAGAACGGCAAAAAGTTACGCGTTTTGAGGACCGGATGCGACCACTCGCCCTGCGATCCGCCCGTCGACCACCCGATCGACTATCTCGACCGTCACCGGCTCCGTCGGCGGTCGTTCCTCGAGCCGGTCCAGTCCCTCGACGACGGCGATGTCCATCGGACTCGAATCGTTCGGGTGGGCGGCGACGAGGATGCCGTCGCGTTCCTCGAGGCGCAGGTAGTACCGCTGGCCGACGCCGACCGCCTCGCCCAGCAGGTCGCGGATCGAGGTCACGCTCAGAACCGGTTGATCTCCACGTCGTCGTTGCCCGGCCCCGGCTGGGCCTGCGACGCGCAGTCGGCACACAGCTCCATGCTCTCATCGAAGTGAACCTCGCAGGCCAGTGTCCCGCAGTTTGAACACCGCTCCTGTGCGGGCCGGGACTCACAGATCTGACAGAGGCCGCTAACGCTCATACCGGCGGTACGCGCTCGAGGGGCTTGAAACCGGGCCCGGCACGCTCGACTGGCAGACGTCGGCCGTCCCGAATCGGGCGGCCTACTGTGCTATACAGTCCCAAACCACGAGAAGGCTTTTGCCGTGTGCCTGCCTACCAGTGGCCATGAGCCGTGACCGGGCCCTCCTCGAGCGGGCCCTGGACCGTGGCGAACAGGACGGTGGCAACGTCGAGTTCAAAGAGCGATTGTCACGGGACGTCCACCTCGAGGGTGGGCGGCGGGAGAGTCTCGCCGCGCAACTGCGACATCGTCTCCTTTCGGGCGACGGCGAGGCGACCTACGTCGTCGGCGTCACCGACGACGGCGGTCTCGCCGGCATCGATCCCGACACCTTCTCCGAGACGATGGACGTCCTCTCCTTGCTGGCCGAGGAGGCCGACGCCCATATCGAGGACGTCCAGACGTGGGGCATTAACGACGGGCTGGTCGGCGTCGCACAGGTCCGGGAGGGCGGCGTCCTCGAGACCGACGACGAACACGTCGTCGTCGGGACCGCCGGCCACGTCGACCACGGGAAGAGTACGCTCGTCGGCTCGCTGGTCACGGGCAAAGCCGACGACGGGGACGGCGCGACGCGGGCCTTCCTCGACGTCCAGCCCCACGAGGTCGAGCGGGGCCTCTCCGCCGATCTGTCCTACGCCGTCTACGGCTTCGACGATGAGGGGCCAGTCCGGGTCCGGAATCCGAATCGCAAGGCCGACCGCGCGGACGTCGTCCAGAACGCCGACCGGCTGGTCTCGTTCGTCGACACGGTCGGCCACGAGCCGTGGCTCCGAACGACGATCCGCGGGCTGGTCGGCCAGAAACTCGACTACGGGCTGTTGGTCGTCGCCGCCGACGATGGCCCTACTCGCACCACGCGGGAACACCTCGGCGTCTTGCTCGCCACCGACCTCCCGACGATCGTCGCGATCACGAAGACCGACACCGTCGACCAGCAACGCGTCGACGAGGTCGAACGCGAGGTCGAGCGGCTCCTCCGAGAGGTCGACAAGTCGCCGCTTCGCGTCTCCCGTCACGGCGTCGACGCCGCCGTCGACGAGATCAGCGAGCGTGTCGTTCCGATCGTCGAGACCAGCGCGATCACCATGGACGGCCTCGAGACGCTGGATGAGTTGTTCGATCGACTCCCCAAGACCTCCCAGGACACCGGCGAGTTCCGGATGTACGTCGACCGCAGCTACTCGGTTACGGGGGTCGGCGCGGTCGCCTCCGGCACCGTCATGGCCGGCGAAGTCGAGGCCGGCGACGAACTCCTGATCGGGCCGATGGCCGACGGCCGCTTTCAGGAAGTCGAGGTCCGATCGATCGAGATGCATTATCACCGGGTCGACAAAGCGCAGGCCGGCCGGATCGTCGGCATCGCCTTGAAGGGGATCAAAGAGAGCGCCATCGAGCGCGGCATGGTCTTGCTGCCCCGCGAGGCCGACCCCGACCCTGTCCGGGAGTTCGAGGCCGAGGTCATGGTGCTGAATCACCCCACCCGGATCGGTGAGGGGTACGAACCCGTCGTCCACCTCGAGACGATCGGCGAGGCCGCGGCCTTCTATCCGGAGAACGGCCGGCTGCTGCCGGGCGATTCGGGGACGACGACCGTCCGGTTCAAGTTCCGCCCGTACCTCGTCGAGGAGGGCCAGAAGTTCGTCTTCCGCGAGGGTCGCAGCAAGGGCGTCGGGACGGTGACCGACGTCACCCCAATGGAGTGACCGGGCGTTCGGGTTTCGTTCGCTCCCTCGAGCGGCCGAATGACCGGGCTTAGACCGATCGGCGTTTGGATCGGGCAGGTTTTGCGCCCGTTCGTCCGCAAAACGTATTAATTAGACGCAGCTAAACCACGCCGTGACTGGTGTCGTCGTCGAGCGTCCGCAGTGGTTGGGACTCGTATGACCGGCTGGCTCGAGGTCCTCGTGGCCGCGTTCGTCCTGCAGCTGTCGGTTCTCCCCGGCGAGAAGGTCCAGTTCATCATCGCGGGGCTGGCGACCAGATACGATCCCCGAATCGTCGTCGCCGCCGCGGCGACGGCCTTCGCCGGCTGGACGGCCATAGAGATCGCCTTCGGTGCGGCGATTCAGGGCGTGTTGCCCACCGTCTACCTCGAGGCGATCACGGCGGGACTGTTCCTCGTCTTCGCGGCGTTGCTCGTCCGGTCAGCACCCGGCACGAGTCGGCGGCCGGTGGCGGCAAACGGCGGCGCGGCGACGACCGACGCGGTCGACGTCTCGCTGCTCGGCTACGACGTGCCGCCGTACCTCCGGGGGTTCGTCCCGATTTTCGCCCTGATGGCCGTCGGGGAATTCGGGGACAAGACCCAACTCGTCACGATCGGACTGGCGCTCGAGTACGGGGCCCGGCCCGCGATCTGGGCCGGCGAGATGCTCGCGATCGTCCCCGTGAGCGCGGTCAACGCGTACTTCTTTCACCGGTTCTCCCACCGCTTCGACGCCAGGCTGGCTCACTTCGCCGGTGCGGGACTGTTCCTCTTCTTCGGGCTCGACACGCTGTTACAGCTCCTGACAGGGTTCTCAGTCTGGGAGACGATCGTCGAGGGAATCTCGACGGTCATCCTCGGGCTCGGCTGACCGCTCCGGGACGAGACGATCGCCGTCGGCTCCGGACACGCGACGGTCCTCCCGACCGAACGAAACCAAAGTTGGTATGACCGCCTCGGTTCCTCCGTTAGAGCAAGATGGTACAGACGAGCGTTATCGGTTGTGGCAACATGGGGAGTGCCCTGATAAAGGGCCTCCATCGATCGGGGAATCACACGGTGACCGCGTGTGACCTCGATCCCGACGCACTCGAGTCGGTCGCCGACTACGTCGATCACACGACTTCGGAGGTCTCCGAAGCGGTGACCGACGCCGACGTCGTCGTCGTTGCCGTGAAGCCGGACATCGTGGGCGCGGTGCTTTCGGATCTCGATCTCTCGCCGGACCAGACGCTGCTCTCTATCGCCGCGGGCGTCCCGACCGACTACGTCGAGGCCCGGACCGACGCGAACGTCGTCCGGATCATGCCGAACCTCGCCGCCGAGACGGGCGATATGGCCGCGGCCGTCACCGGCGACGACATCCCCGGCGAGGTGCGGCAGCTGCTCGACGACGTCGGTGAATTCGCCGAAATCGACGAGGGCCAGATGGACACCGCGACCGCCGTCAACGGGAGCGGCCCCGCGTTCGTCTTCTATCTCATTCAGGCCATGGCCGAGGCGGGCGTCGAGGGCGGCCTCGAGGAGTCGGACGCGGAGACGCTGGCCGCCCAGACGTTCAAGGGCGCGGCCGAGACCGTTCTCCGGTCGGACCGCAGCACCGAGGAACTGATCGACGCCGTCTGCTCACCCAACGGGACGACCATCGAGGGCATGGAGGTCCTGTGGGACAGCGACGCCGACGCGGACGTCACCGCGGCGGTCCGGGCGGCCGAAGAACGATCCGCGGAACTGGCCGCCGAGTTCGGCGATGAGAACGATGCGTGAGGAACTCGAGGAGTCTGGCGTCGAGGAAGCACGCCGGCTGGCGGCCGACGCCGACCGGGTGATCGTCAAGGCCGGGACCAACTCCCTGACCGACGAGGACTCGAATCTCGACGACGGGAAACTCGACAAGCTCGTCGACGACCTCGAGGACCTCCTGAAGCGGGACAAAGAAGTCATTCTCGTCTCCTCGGGCTCGATCGGGGCCGGGACGGGTCGAATCGAACAGTCGAGCGGCACCGTCGAGGAGTCCCAGGCCCTCTCGA contains the following coding sequences:
- a CDS encoding FAD-dependent oxidoreductase, which produces MSDPFVVVGGDAAGMSAASKARREAPDREIVVFEKGEWVSYGACGLPYYVKGEIQSLEDLVSVTPEEFREERDIDLRAGHEVVAIDTEARTVTAEGEAGTVTQSYGDLLLATGAEAVVPSIDGTDREGVYTLGSMSDGKELREYVARAREGEGFQQPDRGPACRFLEDCTGPVGVVGGGYIGIEMAEALAENGFEVTLFQRGDRVLKGFSDETSEYVADHLREEDVTLRLGAEVRELAGGDRVEAVVTADDRIEVEMVLLGTGVRPRTDLAEDAGIERGETGAVAADAYRETSAPDVYAAGDCAEATHVVTGEPTYVPLALTANRHGRAIGQTVTGTPTEGGGVAGTAAVKAFDVEAARTGILDHDEARAAGFDPVSETVTAKSRAGYYPEGGNVRITLTADRVSGRVLGASLASEYGEGAVHRSHAVVAALSEGATVADVENYDLAYAPPFNTTWDPVLVAAKVLGGTLQD
- a CDS encoding winged helix-turn-helix transcriptional regulator; this translates as MEESTRELEVWCAGEEWCPITSTATLLGKKWHTVIIHRLLANGPLGFSALEAEVDGISSKVLSDALEDLEEKRLVNREIVSEKPVRVEYSLTDLGQSLEPVITEMREWGREHLAAAADESESIA
- a CDS encoding NAD(P)/FAD-dependent oxidoreductase: MSDPDGTTRDSIAADRRYDVAVVGGGPAGLTTALYAARLGHETAVFDRGGGRAAMMQETHNVIGTPESVSGNEFLSTAVDQLRSYGADYRREFVTGIERADDSFALETTEGPAAAERVVLATGFSDERPEPPLPRTGRGLHYCLHCDAYMFVDESVYVMGSGESAAHVAMIMLNFTDDVDLLLRGDEPTWSDETATLLEGHPVDIVHEDVTGVRNGDDGWLEALEFEDGSVREYRGGFAMYGSDYNNDLAASLGAAINDDGTVAVDDHGRTSVDGLYAVGDLTPGHNQIPVAMGQGAKAGLAIHKELRAFPKSLEELEAEGSVSASDVPAMPAALRTRASDHASTADD
- a CDS encoding VOC family protein; amino-acid sequence: MTNCSAHHVGLTVSDLEETLAFYRDTLGLTVVDRFGVGGEAFSEAVGVEDASADFAHLEADGVRIELVEYEPEARGSPAAGLNQPGASHVGLSVDDLETFAADLPDDVPTISGPRTTESGTTIMFLRDPEGNLIEILEA
- the pyrF gene encoding orotidine-5'-phosphate decarboxylase, translating into MNFFDRLHDRIRTVDSVVSVGLDPDPSRLPDHLQDHDLPRWAFNRRIIDATHEHAAAFKPNAAFYEDPDGWAALEETIAYAHGKDVPVLLDAKRADIGNTTRQYAQLLEKADAITVNPYMGRDSLQPFLSNEEAGVFVLCRTSNPGGADIQDLELETGEPVYERVAALADLWNENDNVGLVVGATKPEELEELREQVPDLPFLVPGIGAQGGDAEAAVEYGLADGVGLVNSSRGIIFAGEDDGEDFARASGQAAKRLKRRLNQYR
- a CDS encoding DUF7557 family protein, which encodes MSRTSIPVDSATKERLDRLKRDGETWDEFLERVTATEEPIEAGAWSDEQAERAKESIRQSRENWR
- a CDS encoding PIN domain-containing protein, which gives rise to MTFLDSSTIIEYLRNDRTVIEYLDERQPWWTSTICVFEVLNGPAGSQDFDPTEERQKFSGVQALEFNEQLALEASRLQNEAIEDGSELSHRDAMIAATARSTGDEYVVADSDFEIRPLEDVMDVTNLHNEE
- a CDS encoding GTPBP1 family GTP-binding protein, which translates into the protein MSRDRALLERALDRGEQDGGNVEFKERLSRDVHLEGGRRESLAAQLRHRLLSGDGEATYVVGVTDDGGLAGIDPDTFSETMDVLSLLAEEADAHIEDVQTWGINDGLVGVAQVREGGVLETDDEHVVVGTAGHVDHGKSTLVGSLVTGKADDGDGATRAFLDVQPHEVERGLSADLSYAVYGFDDEGPVRVRNPNRKADRADVVQNADRLVSFVDTVGHEPWLRTTIRGLVGQKLDYGLLVVAADDGPTRTTREHLGVLLATDLPTIVAITKTDTVDQQRVDEVEREVERLLREVDKSPLRVSRHGVDAAVDEISERVVPIVETSAITMDGLETLDELFDRLPKTSQDTGEFRMYVDRSYSVTGVGAVASGTVMAGEVEAGDELLIGPMADGRFQEVEVRSIEMHYHRVDKAQAGRIVGIALKGIKESAIERGMVLLPREADPDPVREFEAEVMVLNHPTRIGEGYEPVVHLETIGEAAAFYPENGRLLPGDSGTTTVRFKFRPYLVEEGQKFVFREGRSKGVGTVTDVTPME
- a CDS encoding TMEM165/GDT1 family protein; the encoded protein is MTGWLEVLVAAFVLQLSVLPGEKVQFIIAGLATRYDPRIVVAAAATAFAGWTAIEIAFGAAIQGVLPTVYLEAITAGLFLVFAALLVRSAPGTSRRPVAANGGAATTDAVDVSLLGYDVPPYLRGFVPIFALMAVGEFGDKTQLVTIGLALEYGARPAIWAGEMLAIVPVSAVNAYFFHRFSHRFDARLAHFAGAGLFLFFGLDTLLQLLTGFSVWETIVEGISTVILGLG
- the proC gene encoding pyrroline-5-carboxylate reductase; amino-acid sequence: MVQTSVIGCGNMGSALIKGLHRSGNHTVTACDLDPDALESVADYVDHTTSEVSEAVTDADVVVVAVKPDIVGAVLSDLDLSPDQTLLSIAAGVPTDYVEARTDANVVRIMPNLAAETGDMAAAVTGDDIPGEVRQLLDDVGEFAEIDEGQMDTATAVNGSGPAFVFYLIQAMAEAGVEGGLEESDAETLAAQTFKGAAETVLRSDRSTEELIDAVCSPNGTTIEGMEVLWDSDADADVTAAVRAAEERSAELAAEFGDENDA